The DNA region GGTCTGTTCCCCAGGCAGCCTTTTTTTGGCCCATTTCTCAAGGTCTTCCTCACATGCCTTTATAATCACCCAataattgcttctctctttctcttccagtTTGTGGTGATTGAGTATTATGTTTACAAGCTTGTTTCATGTACTCTGGTAATTCTGATATCAGATTATGAGAGGCTTCCAGCTGCCAGCAATGTATCAGATATCGAACCTTTAAAAGAATTCGTTGAAGTCGTGGAAGGTATAGTCATGAgagcatttttaaattaaatctgtAGGCAAATACTGGCCACAGAATTAATATTGGTGATTGATTTTTGAACCTTGTTTTATGGATGTCATgttcaaatttgaaaaaaaaaaatgcaatgggtGTAGTTTTTAAAGGTGAcgtttttaaacaaaatgttaatGGTGAGAtctttaaagtttaataaaaaaatttttttggttAAAAGGGGATAGAATATTATTTCCCATTCCTTATGCTAAGAAGACATATTACTGTCAAGGAAACATAGGTATTGTCCATAATGGTTGCCTTTTCATTTGTACATCAGTTTAACTTCTGAGCTGAAAAACAACTGAGATGTAACAAGACAAGGATTAAAGAAAATACCCTAAAGTTTATTATTTTCCCCCATGCTTGTGCTGGCTGGCTGAGTATGGAAACATAATTGGCATTTGATTATGAGGATTGTGGACAAAATAAATCACCAAAGCTGCTTCTCCATAGGTGTGTGGATCTTCAGCATTGGCTCTGCTTCTCTCACAAGTGTCAGCTACGTGTTCCATATCCTTGCCTGCTACAGGTATGCCTTGATCTTCTTCTGAGTTTGTGATCCTCTACTGCAGGGATGTCAAAACAGGCCCGTGGTGTGCCTAGatatggcccacagggccaccatggaaacagtgaaggaccaatcTGCAgtgcccctgccagtgaaaagcacttgggagggctgcgtgtggagctctgttttcgctggcagaggcttgtaggaggccgtcacagccggaaacgaagcttgggagcctgttttcactggcagagtgctcgggccaccacaggcaccctgacatgagtgatgtcaagctggccatgcctactgTGGCCATGCCTACTCTGGCCACACCTACTCTGGCCAAGCCTACCTTGGccacacatccccccccccagaggtaaaacacagccctgatacagccctcaatgaaaacaagtttgacacccctgctctactggATATTTTATTTTCACAGACCAGGGTTCTTCTATTAAAACATATGATTTAAAAGACTTCTGAAATTCTACCTCAAAAATGTGCATTAATGCCTTTTCCCCCCAGAAAACATATCAAGAGATTACGGGCAGGACAGAAGGAATTCCTTCCAGCATTATTTAGTAAAGTTTCATCTTCACAAAGCGTGGTGAGTTCTCTAATCCTGGTTAACTTCTTCACATCCAACTGATTTTTAAGCAAAATCTTTTTTGTGgcctttcagtcagaattctttcAAACACTCTTCCACCCACACTTGATAAACTAATCCCCCTGCAGTTTTTGTATTTGGTCTTGCTAGTTTTACTTTGTGTTGGAGGACAATGGCAGCATTCTTTAATTATCAGGCTCATATTCAGATTTCTCAATAACCAAGAGTAGCCTGCATTTTAAACAGAGAGTAGCATCTATTCCACTGTTGACCTTCAAAGGATCAAGAGATtggaaataaatgtttaatatccACCCATTGTAAAGTATGAAGAATTTGTTATGTTTCACTTATAATTGTGTATTTAAAAGTCACGGTCATTGACATTCACAGTTTGCAATTTTATCCTGGGTAGGAAAGTGTCCAAGAAGTGAATAATCCCATTGCTTGATAGCAACAGTCTCCAATCACTTGATGGAAATCTGCCTGAAAAATTATGCATATTGTGTATGCACAAGACTGCTTCCCCCAGATTTTTTCTACTATAGGTAAATGTGTAGAAAGAAATTCAACAGCTTTGTAATCCATCCTTATGTATTTCAGAAGATACAGCTCATGCCTTCTGTATTTTGAAAGCTTTTCTGTTGCTAAATTCCTTTTCCTATGCTGTATAAATACTTGGTATTCTTGAGTTTAGTGGCATAGTCATGTTTACACTAGAGCTACCTAGATCTGCAGAAATCTGACAGCCTCTATATGgaagcaaaaactttttttctgtaTCTCTGCGGACATTTAGTAGTTAGTGATTTAAATTTTGCAGCCCTAAACACACTCCCTTCTGAATTAATTTTACTTATTTGCTACTCTGGGACTTTTCTTTTACTCCTTATCAATTCTTGATAAGTACATGGAATTCCAAGTTTGGGAGTAATCAGAATTAATGTATCAATTTAAACTGGTAATTATTTTTTGTCAATAAGGTGCTGCATGAGAGACATACTTGATCATACGTTGAGGCTGTTCCTTATGTTTGTGCATGTTTATgataggaaaggagaaagataATTTCTGTAAATTTTCAGAAAGGGGCAGTAGCTTTGtctgtttttttatatattatatttggtATTTAAAAGACACTTTGAATAAGAACCATGCATTTTTATTTCAGTTAAAATCAACGGAATTTTAACTggctaataaattaattaatataaataaatatctgtcctttttgtttttgcattaacAGGGAGCAATTGCAAGATATTCTGGTTGGCAAATTGCCTATCTAGTTTGGGGTATGTATGCTTTATCGTTTCCTCTAGCAGTGTAGAGTGCCCTCATGTGGCCTTTTCAATTGGTTGCTTGTGCTTTCTATTCTAGGTTACTTGGTCATCCACATAATACAGTGCCTCATCGGAGTGATGCTCATTTATGGTTTGGTGATGCCCATAAAGCACGGTCAAGGGATAGAAATGGCTAAAAGTTTGGGAACGGGCATGTAAGTGCTTTTGATTTGACTAGGATGGCCAGAAAACATGTCTGTTATTGTCTGGTGGAGCACATGGAGAGGCCAGTTCTGCAGTGAGAGGTCTCTGGAGCATGAATATGTAGGGTTTTGTAGATTTGGGTTATGTAGATATTCTAAATACAAAGGttcaaaactaaataaaaagggtCAAAACTTGGGATCCCCAGTTTACataggaatatttttttcagttaGCTCAAATCTCCTGCcaattcttaaaatatatttcttatacaggtagtcctcgacttacaacggttcgtttGTACAAcagactatttgaagttacaatggcattgaaaagtgacttatgactgtttttcactcttacaactgctgcagcatccccttggtcatgtgattaaaattcagatgcttgagaactgactcatatttatgacggttgcagtgtcccagagtcacctgattcccttttgcatccttctgacaagcaaaatcaatggggaaggcagattctcttaacaaccgtgttactagcttaacaaccacaatgattcacttaaccacagtggcaagaaaaattgtaaaatgtggcaaaactcaacaaattcctcacttagcaacataaattctgggctaaATTCGTAaggtggcaacactgaagcctcagaGATGATATATCCAATATAaccaataaaactgttctttgaggaatctacctaccttggagttctgtttgctatgggtgtttcaccctaaccctaaccctgaacacGAAGACTGCCTGTATTCATGAAATTAATATTAGAGGACAACTCCACCTGGCTGCACCCTTGTTTAAGACTAACCTGTGAGGTCCTCAATTTTAACGTTTTAAGATATTTATCTGGAAGAGGCCTAGGCTTAGCTGAAGATGTGCCATTGGTCTGAGCAattggaattaaaaaaagaaaatatgtgtgtgtttgtgtatgtgtctatttattagattttattctgcctttactTTGGTCAGCTCAGCTttagccatctctctctctctctctccctctctccctctcctctccccctctctttctccccctctctctttccttccctctctccctctctctccctctccccctctctccctctctttctccccctctctctttccctccctctatccctctccctctctctccctctcccccctccccccactttctcTCATGtaagatatataaaataaagagCTATAGCTACATAAAAgtatcttctttcattgggggtgtagATTTCCACAGCTACGGCTTATTTGTGCCTTCTCCCCTTCAGCTTGACGGTTGCCATTGTCATAGGGTTCATCGTGCTGCAGATTATGACCGCCAGCCGATTTTTTCTCCAGCCAAAGATTTTTCAAGATGACAAGGAAAAGCCTTTGGCTCTTGATAACAGGCAAGTTCTCCTTAATTGGGTCTCGATTCTTTATTTTTATGAACTATTCTTACTTCATTTCTGAAACTGAAGTAAACTTCATGAGGTAAATGAGTATGTTatcattgtcagggttccaaatagcatcctcaatccAATAAGAGCCAGAGGCTAGAGATTCCtcagagttccaatttattagaagagccatgttgacacatctgggaaaacctgactctgaaagcttccaggttttccccatccagttgaaagctTAAGGtgctgccccaacacccacaagtccatcacatggtccaatcagtcactGTTCCAAAGGAAGACTCCTCCCATCCCCGTCAGTCCAGTTGCAGGGGCAGGCCTAACAATCCCATCAAGCGATCATTtaaaacagaggtgtcaaactcgtgtcatcacagtgtcatcacatgacgtatcacgatccccctcctttgctaaactgggtgtgggtgtggccagcatgtgatgcatctggcccgtggaccgcgagtttgacagccctgatttaaaacaaaatattttagataTAAACTTCCTTCACGTTTTTCTTGGAGCTACTCCAAATTACATAGGAGCACATTCAAGAGAATATCTTGATCCTCTGAAATGCTTCCTAATTAAGTTAATAATTAACTTACAATTAAGCAAATAATCATCAGAAGAGGCAGGGACCACTTATTCGATTTCCACCGTTAGATCCTCAGAATCAATGCGAATCTCTCCAATGGTCATTTATTTGTGCTTTCAGAAAAGTGTTCCATAATTTCAATTACTTCCTGTTCTTCTCTAACGTGATGCTGGGCCTGAGCGCCTGTCTCGTCCGACTGATATGCAGTGTTGTTTTGGGAGCCTGGCTGATTGCTCGGATTGATAGGACCATCATGCCTAAAGGCTATGAAGCAGCTGACATGGGTAAGGTCCAGTGTTTCTATGGGACATTCCTTTGAATATCcctgaatggaaaaacaagcaaacCAGGAAATTAGTTTAGGTCAGAAGTCTCcagccttgacaactttaagtctgacagacttcaactcccagaattccccagccagctggctgggaaattctgggagttgaagtcctccaggcttaaagttgccaaggttggagacccctggtttaggttGTGCCCTTTCATCAGTTTAACACATATCTTCCCTGAATAAAGTATTACTTCATTAATGGAGTATGGTTAATTTAActtcagatagtcctcaagttataacatttcattttgcgaccatttgaaattacaacggagctgaaagaagtgacttacaaccagtcctcgcacttaACAACCATCCTCATCGTcgcttgatcaaaatttgggtgcttggcaaccaacatgtatttatgattaatggttatgtgatcaccatttatgatCTTCCCAGctgatttctgacaagcaaaatcaatgggggaagccggattccttTAACGATTCAATGATCTCCTTAAAAACTGtgatgatttgtttaacaaccatggcaaaatagTCATTAAATTGtgtgtggctcacttaacaaccatcttgctggAAATTCTGGTTGCAATTGTGGTTGAAAGGCGAGGATTACCTGTTGGGTTGGAAGCTGAGAATCATCTATAAAATTCAACTCCCAAGCAGTTCTTATTAATTAGGAAAAAGTGTTGAGACCAGACCATATTCTGGGTCTCCATACTTCCCTGCCATTTTTTCCTTGACACAGATTTATGTATGGAGGAAGAGATGACCACTGCATAATGCCATTTGATGGGTGAATTCACTAAAGCTTGAATAGACCAGGAGGTGCTATGCTGAGAGTTCACAGATGAAAGGGCATCCCACACTTTGGCACCAATGTCAGATTATACTGCAGGCCAGCCCAGCCACAATACTATATTTGAACTCATACCTCCTTATCAGGGGTTGGTTCCTCTACCAGTTTATATTGGTTCGCTGTGCCCGTGTGCTGGCCATGCattgcttgtgcatgcgcagttgactaaaaattgttctgtgcagaaacatgccagcaacagcagaagagactggggaatcatttcaggggtgtggccagcctgggtcactgctggttctgtgacccaggccaaatcaccactactggttcggctgaattgggccaaaccgggagcaacccacctctgttccttaTCCACATCAGATCTCTAAACCAAAGGTGGAGCACATAATCTGATCCAAAGGCAGGATTTCTTTGCAAAATCTTCCATGGTATCATAACCCCTTAATCAACCATCCACAGTTGTTCCCACAGATATGATTGGCTCCTGTAAAGAGCCTACAGCATCTTGAAGCCATCTTCAGTTGAGAGAGGAGGATGGATAATCTTTTATAGTGAGTAGCCATAAGTCCTTTGGAGTGGGTGgccataataaatttaaataaacaagcaaacaaagtcAGAGCAGAACCATCTCTGTATCTTTCTGCACCTGCATTAATGCTTGCAAGGAATTCTTCCAACAACTTTTCTTCTAGTTAGTTACTGCTGTCACTTGAAAGTCCTTCTTATTGGATATGCCTTCAGGTCCTGATTCTATGAGACTTTCATTCACCCAGTCTGATGTTCCCTTTTGGGAAGAGGGTAGAACTTGAGTGAAGCATCAGGAAAACTATGCTGACATCTATAGCCTTTCCCTGAGGAAATAGTTAAGTAGCTCTTGAGGGAGATGGATTAATCTCATGGAAAGCACATAAGCTACCCAACCTCATTGTCTGGAATTTATATCTTCACCACTAAAGAGTGTGTTAGATTTCCTATAGTTAATTACAATTTTCTAgaacagggctatcaaactcccagcccaccaaTTGGATCCATCATgcgatggccatgcccacctctggtttaatgaAGGGGGAAAATATCCTGATACGTCTTATGATGCCATTGTGATGAcatgagttcgacacccctgttctagaagctCAATCAGATCCCATTTGTAGATGACTTTTCTTCCCAAGTAAAGGGATTGCTATTTCTTTGCAGGATACAAGACATGGATCGGGATGCTTTTTATGGACCACTATCACACCAATCCTATTCTTCTCTGCTTTGGCCACCACCTTGCAGCCCAATGTATAGAGAATCAGCAGCAAAGAAACTCATATTCTTGCCATGTTGATCAATCAACAGGTAAAGCCTGCGGTGGTTTGATCCGTGTTTAAGTTGCAGTAGATGAAGGAGATAGGAGAATATTGGGTTTTGAAAATAAAGTTTAACAAACAGATTGTAGAAAACAACAgaaagcattgcatttattatataTCCCAAAGTTTAGGAAACCCATGCCACATTCAAACAACATAATAGACAGGGAAGGGGGAGTGATAGTACtggcaatcaggggtgggttcgggCTGCTGCTACTTCCGGTTCTCTCAGTGACATGCAGGgcgcatgcgcagtactaaaaatgcttctgtatatgtgcagaagcaaaaaacaagatggaggcgCTTATGGCACTGGGAGAACCAGTTTAGGAGCATGACAAGcaaagttactacctattcgactgaaccagtccaaaccagtaggaatccacctctgctggCAATGCTTGTCTCATTTCACAATTGAAGCCAGCAGGAAGGTGCCTTAAATGACTGCATACTCCCTCTGTGGCCTAAGCCATGAAGATAGAGGGTTTGGGGCAACAGAGTGGCATTTTCGGACTGATGATCTCCAGAGCTAATGGACACCAGCTTCCATTCTCTTCAGCCATCAAGATCAGTGCTTGTAGTAACTATAGGACTATGAGACTTGAGGGCCTTGTGCATCTGATAGGGGTCAGGCTAGAAAAATCTGGGCAGTCTTCCTAGTTAGGTGGGTGAAGTCAGACTCCAGTGGGCCTTTGGGCATTGCTAAAGAATTGCTAGGATACTGGAAATTAAACACTCATCCTTTCTCCTTTAGATTTTATGGTGTCCAAGAAGGCCAGGACAAGATGGTTGCTGCTTTATACCCTTCTAAAGAACCCCTCCCTCTGTGCACACAGGAAGCCGAAATGAGGATCCATGAAGGGCCCCTGCTTTGTTTTATCTGAATAGGGCTGAATAGTTTCAGATGTGTAGTAGAATTAACAGAACAAAAGACAGAACATTTCATCTCCTTTGCATATGACTACCTAGTAGTCAGCCTATGGTGATGAAGAAAACTTGAAGGATGTTCGCTATGGATATTTCTATGTATTGAAACCCATTTCCAGTTGATTTGGATTCAGACAAATATGATTATTTCTGTGGCAGGCCACTTTCCTTTGAAATATCCAGGCTCCATTCATTTCAATTATTAAATGCGAAGACAGAGGCCATGAGCATTAAGAAGAGTAGGGTGCAAAGAAATAAGTTGTTTTATTATTGCTTTAAGATTTTCTGGAATGTGGATTACAAATGCTTCAGTAATTAAGAAAGGAAGCCTATAAATAAACGTATTAGCAATGGAATCCCCAGGTGTTTATATAATAATTGCTTGAAATAAGGATGCTATTTAATCATAATCTGGGTGAATTTATCAAGATATTGTCTCATGAAAGCCTGCACTCAAGAATTAATTTGTTTACATTGTTCCGTTGCAAATCCTCAGTAGATCATGTCGCCTTTGATGGTTTCCCCAAAacaatatttgtatttatatgatGGAGGTTGATACTGTCCAAGCAATTTTTTGCCACAAAGAGAGATCATATCATTTGCATAAAGTAAAATCAAACTAATTGTTGTGGTCCGCTGGCGGCCTgccgagctggcagcagagtcggacatcaaggaggttggggaggaacatggcccagttctggagtctgggaaaggctctgatgaggctctGCAACACAGGCAGAGAGGGGCCTGGGGCcctctgggagttatgtgctgcctccggagcatccagagtcggacagcagtgaggcagaggaacagactccccctgttctcagtgtgcgcatgcgcagagctgtcagaaggcaagaacagttaagacagaagggacgactcgggagtaaggcttggaggtgattggcccctcccataggacataaaggaggaacaaAGGCACAGGAggaagcaacgtggttcatgctggtcagtttaccttctgaagctccgttctgactctttgctccgtgtggccttgccaagctaattgtcaattaagtctttggcagcgtttcaaggaagataaaggtgagtgcttatcagccttctcctgaaggactttggcagcctactgtaggactctttacaaccaTTTGGGACTCATtaagggctgtgaatgaacataattcacagcctttgaaataaaaagagggtttttgggacaaagtgtgtgctttttactgtatcagagCACTAATTTGATGCCCTGTATGAGGAGGAAGAAATTCTATGGAAGACACATACATGTTGCATTACAAAATTAGGGCACCATAACACATCCTTATTTCACTCATAAGGAGTTGGGATTGGGAAAATCTGAAGGGggtgaaaaaaaattaacataatgGCCGTGACCACATAATCAAAAGCCTCACTTGTGGGGTTTTTTCCCAATTGTCACATACAAAGTACACAAAAGAATGGAAATGCACTTCAGTCTTGAGGTCATAGCCttcattataaccttttaaattcCCATTGCAGATATTCCTGATTGGGATCTGAACAGTTAAATCAAGCTTATATTCTTATAGCTAGTTCAAGTGAATGAGAAATAAGAGAGATACACAGATGTTACCCTGTGGGATAAAGGAAATACAATTTGTCAAGGTGCATCAGTCAGATGTTGGAAGGAGaagcacgcacacacgcacacaagaagaaaataaattttcttattttttcctccCCCGAAATATATAAATGAAGGACATTTAGGATTTTCCTTTATTCTTGGATTTTTCCTCACAAGTTTGTCTTTGATTTCTCAACTGCTATACATATCTAGGCTTAGCTGTCACTTTGtcttttctgtttcaaaatgTCTGGCAAGTCCATCGTTAATCCGACAACTGCGGGCAATTATAGAGTTAGACCAGCTTATTGATGGCAAAAGTCCCGGAACGCTTCAGCCCAGCAAGAATTCTAAGTAATGTTCAGAAAGAGAATTATTGTTCCTTAAGAAATGAAAAAGGCATCTCAGTCAATCTTGCTTAGATTGAAAACAGCTCCTGATTCACTTAGTTGGCTGGTTCCCAACACAGAGTGATGCaataaagcagggctgtcaaactctcagcctgtgggctggatgctcctgtgctggccacacccatatcggttttagcgaaggggaaaaaagtcccgatacatcatgtgacactgccctgatgacatgagtttgactcccctggaATAGAGTGTGAAGTAgtgtattttttttggggggaaataccataaggtgaccagacgtcccaatttcagcgtgacaatcacgctttataacaatttttcccgtttcccgctgcgttttaaaaaagtcccgattttctggcttcatgttgaaagcccagtggatttgcttaggaaatcctaaccggggcaagacaaaagacaccctgtctaatccctctctctgtctcagtactttcattgaagatattaaaatgttaaagcaacaaaacggacctcccccccacGCCgctttttacctcattttataagaaaaaaatgatctagtaccatagagctgcaggaaatggctagagaggttacttcctggattttccggaggggaggggcacgtaggttggaggactgctccgaaaaatggtggcatttttccttgactaatttcaccatttcaatttgctcagttctttgtattaacatctacatcattctgggtttacttggagtgcaagcctgctggtaagtgggtttttttcttttctttttaaatgtattttaaaataatattttatttattgtgcataggatttattaaaatagttttattctgtgtggatttaagttaagaactccctgttgttaagctttcctcaattaatctctgagtagattcccaccaacttcaagatcccaagggcacatcttggaagctacacctttgcttagtttatagatgatgcctttccttaaatatgaaaataaatacatttattgttcaaatgtgtacatctcaatagaaatgactctcaggggtggcaacaatccatgaaaataataatataaaacagtaattacaaaaacaggagcaactgttatgaaaattattattaaaaaataaagaataaaaatggagttattaagtatattaattgcagcaaccacaatacaatacctcggtccttcttttcattaaactagacatacccaattccaaggaattaaaaagacgcttgctcctggggaggaaagctatggcaaatctagacagcatcctaaaaagcaaggtgaccagattttaagtaaagagggacacctttgactggggctGGGGGCTTGAtgaaaaattttatacagagcaacaaaaattttcatacaatgcaaaaatagtattgtaatattttttttaatttcaacataactacaatttacaaatataaattgtaactgttgccaaacatcaaaattttgatcacgtgaccataaagatgctgcaacggtcgctaagtgtgaaaatggtcgctaagtgtgaaaaatggtcatcaggtcacttttttcaatgccattgtaactttggtcactaagcccattataccacctttcttgccacagttcttaagtgaataactgcagctgataagttagtaacataagtgaatctggtttccccatttgactttgtcaaaaggtgattatatgaccccaggacactgaaatcatcataaatatgaatctgttgccaaacatcaaaattttgattgtgtgaccatgaggatgctgcaacgatcgctaagtgtgaaaaatggtcatcagtcacttttttcaatgccattgtaactttggtcactaagcccattatatcacctttcttgccacagttcttaagtgaataactgcagctggtattttgtattttggatagaatcttttttaaaatagtctaagacaatttaaaaaaagattctatccaaaatacaaaataccagctgcagttattcacttaagaactgtggcaagaaaggtgatataatgggcttagtgaccaaagttatatttgtaaattgtagttatgttgaaataaaaaaaattattacaatgctatttttgcgttgtatgaaaatttttgttgctccgtataaaatttttaatcaagcccccccccccccctaccaatccctctttaccaatctgaaaatctggtcaccttaaaataCCATCAAACCACTTGGGGGCAGTGATGGACCAGTTTTATGTCTGAGATAGTTAACAGTATCTGTCAATCAATCTGATCAATCAATCAGCTTTCTCTGGAATGTTTTCTTTTAAGAACCTCATAGAAAGATGTTACCGTCAAAATATATGATAGTAAGAAACTATTCTAAATAGTGGCTACGGTTGTCATTATATATAATTTACAGCTAGAAAGCAAATATGGTGATTTTAATATTCTATGCCTCTCAGCCTTGAGCACTACTTGCCCTTTTATTGTGAGTTATTTCAGCCACAACAATTGTTATCTTAGCCCATACTGTTACAAAATAGAGATATGACTTAATTTACCCACTGTTTACCTCTTTACAACTAGGAATAAGGAATCAAGTGTGCTTGAAATGTGTTATAACTTCCACCATCATAGTTTGTGTGACCATCAATGAGGGTTTAGGTTAAAAACATCTGGATAGCCCAGATAATCTGGAAAATTGTATCTCATTtcttattcaaaatatttttattctgtgctTTCAAATTCATCAGATATATCCTTTCACTTAATACTGGAATTCAG from Thamnophis elegans isolate rThaEle1 chromosome 3, rThaEle1.pri, whole genome shotgun sequence includes:
- the LOC116505646 gene encoding stimulated by retinoic acid gene 6 protein-like; this translates as MAILPSLEMCHSPNQTYNETCRSLTDLEPVLHYSLLPSIAIIVVLSCLEKRARRNVIDEKCHLLNRRCGVVVPLDLMGVCKSRWAMGFAFGATANKVMILFTDGYIPLRVLPKWIKAIAILIGATEVGLSSYPFFACLSTPMQMTGATLGFLYTAAWFVITAVHIGQCPHGEILGYYENIIFYWPSLVCQLFLLGKFTHMLIKASWAQFQTGRPTDNTTLLETHHAQYVQQLLRKPPLQKPQKPWIQRNIYEWDPYFQFPSRMICTAVLAIICLYMFVVIEYYVYKLVSCTLVILISDYERLPAASNVSDIEPLKEFVEVVEGVWIFSIGSASLTSVSYVFHILACYRKHIKRLRAGQKEFLPALFSKVSSSQSVGAIARYSGWQIAYLVWGYLVIHIIQCLIGVMLIYGLVMPIKHGQGIEMAKSLGTGILTVAIVIGFIVLQIMTASRFFLQPKIFQDDKEKPLALDNRKVFHNFNYFLFFSNVMLGLSACLVRLICSVVLGAWLIARIDRTIMPKGYEAADMGYKTWIGMLFMDHYHTNPILLCFGHHLAAQCIENQQQRNSYSCHVDQSTDFMVSKKARTRWLLLYTLLKNPSLCAHRKPK